The following are encoded together in the Humulus lupulus chromosome 5, drHumLupu1.1, whole genome shotgun sequence genome:
- the LOC133834415 gene encoding homeobox-leucine zipper protein ATHB-7-like, which translates to MESGEFPSSENYFQSITSLEQPPSPPSVAKKKKKNKNNNNYNQRRFSDEQIKLLESMFESETKLEPRKKIQLARELGLQPRQVAIWFQNRRARWKSKQIEQDFKNLRAQYDSLVSQFESLKEEKESLALQLQKLKDLLLSKPNDEIKEDKDFEEEKYRNTNSKGETKTSLEEELEDRGGGVLMTTTTTNNIENLGQQGYELLSTNQQQVDSSLTSLESWYSRSDLIGILDQPHGCSQWLSFWS; encoded by the exons ATGGAGAGTGGAGAGTTTCCTTCATCAGAAAACTACTTTCAATCGATCACAAGCTTAGAGCAGCCTCCTTCTCCTCCTTCTGTtgccaagaagaagaagaagaataagaacaataataattataaccaGAGGAGGTTTAGTGATGAGCAGATTAAGCTGTTGGAGTCTATGTTTGAATCTGAGACTAAGCTTGAGCCAAGGAAGAAGATTCAGCTGGCTAGAGAGCTTGGCCTGCAGCCTAGGCAAGTGGCCATATGGTTTCAAAACAGAAGAGCTAGATGGAAGTCTAAACAGATTGAACAAGACTTTAAAAATCTTAGAGCTCAGTATGACAGTTTGGTATCTCAGTTTGAATCCTTAAAGGAAGAGAAAGAGTCCTTAGCTTTACAG CTGCAGAAACTGAAAGATCTTCTCTTGTCAAAACCTAATGATGAGATCAAGGAGGACAAGGATTTCGAAGAAGAAAAGTATCGAAACACCAATTCGAAAGGTGAAACAAAAACCAGCTTAGAAGAGGAATTGGAAGACAGAGGAGGAGGAGTACTAATGACCACAACAACCACAAACAATATTGAGAATTTGGGGCAACAAGGATATGAACTTTTGAGCACAAATCAACAACAAGTAGATTCATCATTAACATCACTTGAAAGTTGGTATAGTAGATCTGATCTAATTGGTATACTTGATCAACCACATGGCTGTTCACAGTGGCTAAGTTTCTGGAGTTAG